In Roseiconus lacunae, the DNA window GCTACTCCTGGTATCGATGCTGAAGCGATTGAACGCTTAACGCGTCTTCACGGAGGGCTTGCATCGCCCGAACGGCGGCTTCGGCGGCGGCGACCGTCGTGATACAAGGGACACCGTGCTGAACCGCGGCGGCGCGAATTTTTCCTTCGTCCGTTCGGGCCCCTTTGCCGCTCGGCGTATTCATGATCAATGCGACGTCCTCGTTTTTGAGGTAGTCGATCAGGTTCGGGTGGCCTTCGGCAAGTTTCTTGACCCGGGTGACCGCGACGCCTTCTTCTTCTAGCTTTGCAGCCGTTCCAGAGGTCGCGAGTACTTCGAAACCAAGCCCGATCAGATCGCGGGCAAGTGAACCAGCGGATGCTTTGTGTCGTCCGCTCAGGCTGACAAAGATTTTGCCCTCGGTCGGCAGCGTTACCCCGGCAGCAATCTGACTCTTGGCAAACGCCAGCGGGAATTTGTCACTGATGCCCATGACTTCACCCGTGCTTTTCATTTCCGGACCGAGCACGATGTCGACGCCGGCGAACTTACGGAACGGGAACACGCTTTCTTTGATCGAAACGTGTTTCGGAATTGGTTCGCTGGTCACGCCGATTTCTTTGAGTGTCATGCCGGTCATGACCTTGGTCGCGACACTTGCGACCGGACAGCCGGTTGCCTTGGCGACGAACGGTACGGTACGGCTTGCCCGTGGGTTGACTTCCAGGACATAAACGACCGGTTTTCCGTCTTCCGTCTTGATCGCAAATTGGATGTTCATCAAGCCGACGACATTCAGTGCGCGAGCCAGTTTGTCGGCCGCTTGGCGCAGTTCATTGATGACGTCTTCGGGGATCGAAAACGGTGGGATCGCGCATGCGGAGTCACCACTATGTACGCCAGCCTCTTCGATGTGTTCCATGATTCCCATCACGACGACATCCTTTCCGTCACTGACCGCGTCGACGTCGACTTCGGTCGCTTCTTCGAGGAAGTGATCGATCAGGACCGGTTGCCCGTCGGCAACAATGAAGGCCTCGGCGACATAACGCTCAAACTGAGATTTGTCGTAACAAATCTCCATCGCCCGGCCACCCAAAACGAAACTAGGACGGACCAACGCCGGGTATCCAATGCGTTCCACTTCACGGCGGGCTTCGTCCATGTTCCGTGCGATGCCGCTAGGCGGTTGACGCAGACCCAACTCATCGATCAACGCTAGGAAACGTTCACGATCCTCGGCCGCTTCGATCGTGTCGACGCTGGTTCCGATGATCGGAACGCCGGCTTCTTGAAGTCCGCGTGCGAGGTTCAGCGGGGTTTGGCCGCCGAACTGGACGATCACGCCGTCGGGCTGTGTGGCGTCGCAGATATTGAGAACGTCTTCGATCGTCAGCGGTTCGAAGAACAAAATGTCCGATGTGTCATAGTCAGTGCTAACCGTTTCCGGGTTGCTATTGACCATGATCGATTCATAACCGATCTCGCGGAGCGCGAAGCTGGCATGACAACAGCAGTAATCAAATTCGATTCCCTGGCCGATTCGGTTGGGACCGCCGCCCAAGATGACGACACGTTTTTGATCGGCCTTGGCCGGCAGTTCGTCTTCTTGTTCGTAAGTGCTGTAGTAGTACGGCGTGTACGCTTCGAACTCGGCCGCACACGTATCGACACTCTTAAAGACCGGGCGGATGCCCAGTTCGAGGCGTTTTTCGCGGACCTTCAACTCCGTCGCGCCCAGCATCGTTCCGATTTGGCGATCGGAAAAGCCGTCGCGTTTTGCTCGCCACATGCGGTCGTAATCGATTTGGTCGAGTGAACCGAGTTCGCGAAGTTCGTTTTCCAGTTCGATGATTTGGGCGAGGTGATCGAGGAACCAAACATCGATGTGCGTGATCGAGTGAATTTCCTCAATCGTCATGCCGCTTTTCAGGGCGTAACGCAGATAGAAGATACGCTCGGCGTTCGGTGTTCCAAGTTTGGCGACGATGGCGTCGCGATCGGGCTGTTCATCACCGCCCCAAAGGTCTTTGCCGTCGCTACCAAGACCGAAGGCGCCGACCTCTAGGCCTCGGAGTGCTTTTTGAAGCGATTCCCGGAACGTTCGGCCGATCGCCATCGTCTCGCCGACACTTTTCATTTGCGTCATCAAGGTTGCGTCGGCTTCGGGGAACTTTTCGAACGCGAAGCGAGGGATCTTGGTGACGACGTAGTCGATCGTCGGTTCGAAGCAGGCTTTTGTTTTTTGCGTGATGTCGTTGGGCAGTTCCCACAGGCGATAGCCAACGGCCAGCTTGGCGGCGATCTTGGCGATCGGGAACCCGGTCGCTTTACTGGCCAACGCACTCGAACGGCTGACACGTGGGTTCATCTCGATCACGATCATCCGACCGGTTTCCGGATTGATCGCGAACTGGATGTTACTGCCGCCGGTTTCAACACCGATTTCACGGATCACGGCCAACGATGCGTCTCGCATGCGTTGGTATTCTTTGTCAGTCAGGGTCTGGGCGGGCGCGACGGTCAGCGAATCACCGGTGTGGACGCCCATCGGGTCAAAGTTTTCGATGCTGCAGATGATTACGACGTTGTCGTCGGCGTCCCGCATCACTTCCATTTCGTATTCTTTCCAGCCGATGATCGATTCTTCGATCAAGACTTCGGTGACCG includes these proteins:
- the carB gene encoding carbamoyl-phosphate synthase large subunit; its protein translation is MPRRDDIKKILLIGSGPIVIGQACEFDYSGTQACKALREEGYEVVLVNSNPATIMTDPATADSTYVEPLTWQMVEKVIEKEKPDALLPTLGGQTGLNVAMDLDANGVLEKHGVEMIAANAKVIAKAEERDKFKVAMEKIGLDVCKGFTVHTIEEARKALDEVGLPAIVRPSFTMGGSGSAIAYNKDEFDSLVKGGLDQSPVTEVLIEESIIGWKEYEMEVMRDADDNVVIICSIENFDPMGVHTGDSLTVAPAQTLTDKEYQRMRDASLAVIREIGVETGGSNIQFAINPETGRMIVIEMNPRVSRSSALASKATGFPIAKIAAKLAVGYRLWELPNDITQKTKACFEPTIDYVVTKIPRFAFEKFPEADATLMTQMKSVGETMAIGRTFRESLQKALRGLEVGAFGLGSDGKDLWGGDEQPDRDAIVAKLGTPNAERIFYLRYALKSGMTIEEIHSITHIDVWFLDHLAQIIELENELRELGSLDQIDYDRMWRAKRDGFSDRQIGTMLGATELKVREKRLELGIRPVFKSVDTCAAEFEAYTPYYYSTYEQEDELPAKADQKRVVILGGGPNRIGQGIEFDYCCCHASFALREIGYESIMVNSNPETVSTDYDTSDILFFEPLTIEDVLNICDATQPDGVIVQFGGQTPLNLARGLQEAGVPIIGTSVDTIEAAEDRERFLALIDELGLRQPPSGIARNMDEARREVERIGYPALVRPSFVLGGRAMEICYDKSQFERYVAEAFIVADGQPVLIDHFLEEATEVDVDAVSDGKDVVVMGIMEHIEEAGVHSGDSACAIPPFSIPEDVINELRQAADKLARALNVVGLMNIQFAIKTEDGKPVVYVLEVNPRASRTVPFVAKATGCPVASVATKVMTGMTLKEIGVTSEPIPKHVSIKESVFPFRKFAGVDIVLGPEMKSTGEVMGISDKFPLAFAKSQIAAGVTLPTEGKIFVSLSGRHKASAGSLARDLIGLGFEVLATSGTAAKLEEEGVAVTRVKKLAEGHPNLIDYLKNEDVALIMNTPSGKGARTDEGKIRAAAVQHGVPCITTVAAAEAAVRAMQALREDALSVQSLQHRYQE